TTATCTGAGCAAATTTGCAGTCGTCATGTGGCCGAAACCCGGGTGACGGTTTTAGGACATGTTCAGCGCGGCGGCATACCGTCCCCTTCCGATCGCCTGATTGGGGCAGCTTTTGGCGTCGCAGCCGTCGATCTGATTGCTGAAGGTCAGTTTGATCAAATGGTGACTTGGCAAAATCGCCAGGTGATGAGTGTTCCGATTACTGATGCGATCGCACATTACAGAGCCGTCGACCCCACCGGAACGCTGGTCAAAACTGCCAGAGGGTTAGGGATTTACCTCGGAGACTAAGGCTCTACCGACTCTTCACACCTAAAAATTGAGGCGTTCAATTTTTAGGTGTGAAACCCCTGAGTGGCCCTAGGCCGCTGCTGCCAAAATTTGATCATCCAGGGAGAAATCAATGTCAGCTTGATCGCGTTGACCAGCCAGATAGTCATTTTGAAACGAATCTTTCAGGCCGCTCACCAGATCATATTGAGGATGCCAACCAAGCTCGGTGCAAGCCTTATGAATATCAGCAAAGAAGTGCTGCAACCGCATAGGAAAGGCTTTCCGCTTGCCAAAGTCAAATTGAGCGGGGTCATAATGCACCAACCTTAAGGCATCAGGGGACTGGCCAGCAGCTAAGGCACAGGCTTTGGCAATACCATCGAAGGTGACATAGCGATCACCACTGATATTATAAATCTGGCCGATTGCTTGAGGATTACCGAGGACAGAGGCCATCGCTTGAGCTAAATCTTGAACATGTCCGAGTTGGGTCATATGTTGACCATTCCCCGGAATCGGAATCGGACGCTGACGAACTATCCGGTCAAAGAACCAAGCTTCTACATCGTTATAGTTTTTGGGGCCATAGATATAAGTCGGGCGAATCGAAGTAAACGGCAAGCCCTGAGCCGCTAAATCGGCTTCTGATTCTGCTTTACCGAGATGGCGACTGTTTGGATCCGTCGGATCGTCTTCCCGATGGGGCATTTGATTCGATTTGAGATAGACTCCCGCCGAACTCATATACACAAAGTGTTGAACCTGATCTTTAAAGAGAGTGGCCAAAGGTTGAGTATCGGATAATTTTCGACCATTGTTATCAAAAATGGCATCAAATTTCTCATGGGCCAGCTTCGATTTGAGCTGAGCCGCATCCGTACGATCGCCCTGAATTTGAGTCAAGCCTGCCACAGCAGGGGCATGGTTTCCCCGATTGAACAACACCACGTCGTGCCCCTGATCAGCCAAAATCTGGCTGAGGTAAATACCAATAAACCGGGTTCCGCCCATCATTAATATGCGCATTTCATGCCAATTCCTTCGGTGATGTGGTGCTCTATTCTGAACCATATCAGCATACGAAACCTATCCCCAAAGATGGTTGTGCTTTAGGGTTCCACTTGATACTTAATAAATTGTTTCAATTAATCTTTTTGAATCGTCTAGAGTCTCATGGACCTCATTTCAGACGAAAAAGCGACTTCCTCATGCTGTTTCACCCAGATCTCGCTATAGTAAGTCCAGAATATTCGTTGACTAGTTTATTTTTAGAGCGATGGCAAGTCATTCTATCTTTACTTCAACCCTTCTCAAGAAAAAGCTTTTAAGCTCAACTCTACTGCTCTGGGGATTGGCAACAGTAAACGGAGTGATGCCTGATCGAGTCCAAGCCCAAGCCTCATCTACGTCGACGCCATCATCAGCTTCCACCCAACCTCAGCCCTCCTCTGCCAAGACGCCAACACAGCCGTCTTCACTTACCCCATTGCCCAACGAATTTATCGAGAAGGCTCCTGGACCCATCCGAACTCCGGATCCCCGCAAAGTCACTGAGCCGTCTCCACCCTCTTCAACTTCAGCAGAAAAAGCTGAGGCCAAGCCTACTCAAACTCAGCCAGCTGAAGCTAAGCCTGCTCAAACCAAAATCACTGAAACCAAGCCAGCTGAAGCTAAGCCTGCTCAAACCAAACCTTCAGCGGGTCAGGCTGCTCCGGCCAAGCCAGCAGCACAACCCGCAAAACCCAAAGCGCCGACGGCTAAACCACCCACAACACCCAAAGCACCGACCGCTAAACCACCTACAACCCCCAAAGCGCCGACGGCTAAACCACCCACAAAAACCAAGCCCGTTGCCCAGCCGACCCAAAAGGCCGCACCGAAAGCAGTCAAAAAAACTCAGCCGGCCAAGCCCAAGGCAGCAGCCAAATCGGGTAAAGGCGGTCAGCAGGCCCTGGCCCATTTACGCCAAGGCGTTGAAAAGTATGGCCAAGGGAATTTCAAAGGCGCCATTCAAGACTACGACAAAGCCATTCAAATCAATGGTAACTATGCCCTAGCCTATGTCAATCGTGGCTACGCCCATACGGTCTTAGGCAATAGCCAATCTGCGATCGCAGATTACACCAAGGTCATTCAACTCAACCCTAAAAATATTGAGTTAACCAAAATCTATTTAAATCGAGGCTTAGCGTTTGCTGCGGCCAAGAACTATCCAGCGGCCCTTCAAGACTATAATCAGGTCTTGCAGCGAGATGCCAAGAATCCAGAAGCGTACCTCAACCGGGGGCGCGCTCACGCGGCCAGCGGCAACCATCTTGCTGCCATTCAAGACTATGGACAGGTAATTAAATTCCAGCCCAAGTCCGCTTTAGCCTACTTTAATCGTGGTGTCGCCTATAGCAAGGTGGGAGATAATGCCACGGCCCTGGCGGATTATTCGAAGGCCATTCAACTAGATCCAAAATATGCCGCCGCCTTATATAACCGAGGCCTGGTCCAGCTTAATCAGGGAAACTCCCAAGACGCCATCGCGGATTTTACGGCATCCATTCAAATGGACACCAAATATGCCGCCGCCTATAAGAATCGTGGCACCGCCCATCTGAAAGCAGGCAATACCGAAGCGGCCATTGCAGACTTCACCCAAGCGATTACGTTCAATGCAGAAGATACCTTGGCCTACTACAATC
The genomic region above belongs to Acaryochloris sp. CCMEE 5410 and contains:
- a CDS encoding tetratricopeptide repeat protein, whose protein sequence is MASHSIFTSTLLKKKLLSSTLLLWGLATVNGVMPDRVQAQASSTSTPSSASTQPQPSSAKTPTQPSSLTPLPNEFIEKAPGPIRTPDPRKVTEPSPPSSTSAEKAEAKPTQTQPAEAKPAQTKITETKPAEAKPAQTKPSAGQAAPAKPAAQPAKPKAPTAKPPTTPKAPTAKPPTTPKAPTAKPPTKTKPVAQPTQKAAPKAVKKTQPAKPKAAAKSGKGGQQALAHLRQGVEKYGQGNFKGAIQDYDKAIQINGNYALAYVNRGYAHTVLGNSQSAIADYTKVIQLNPKNIELTKIYLNRGLAFAAAKNYPAALQDYNQVLQRDAKNPEAYLNRGRAHAASGNHLAAIQDYGQVIKFQPKSALAYFNRGVAYSKVGDNATALADYSKAIQLDPKYAAALYNRGLVQLNQGNSQDAIADFTASIQMDTKYAAAYKNRGTAHLKAGNTEAAIADFTQAITFNAEDTLAYYNRGIAHSTAGQNEAAIADYSQVLTLDPKFAAAYTNRGNLHAAQGDRDAALKDYSQAIEANPENATAYNNRALIHSALRQYEEALSDYQQAAKIYQGQGSTQDYERIQPLITELKKRVERQKNQS
- a CDS encoding NAD-dependent epimerase/dehydratase family protein; translated protein: MRILMMGGTRFIGIYLSQILADQGHDVVLFNRGNHAPAVAGLTQIQGDRTDAAQLKSKLAHEKFDAIFDNNGRKLSDTQPLATLFKDQVQHFVYMSSAGVYLKSNQMPHREDDPTDPNSRHLGKAESEADLAAQGLPFTSIRPTYIYGPKNYNDVEAWFFDRIVRQRPIPIPGNGQHMTQLGHVQDLAQAMASVLGNPQAIGQIYNISGDRYVTFDGIAKACALAAGQSPDALRLVHYDPAQFDFGKRKAFPMRLQHFFADIHKACTELGWHPQYDLVSGLKDSFQNDYLAGQRDQADIDFSLDDQILAAAA